The following are encoded together in the Candidatus Hydrogenedentota bacterium genome:
- a CDS encoding alpha/beta fold hydrolase has translation MTIPIGWHCFGSSKENVLSVLMLHGFMGCSKDWIPVTKALNMRNYRYVCPDLPGHGTVQHILEGADKSMKEVAAALRAGLPGRLARPCALSGYSMGGRLALYLALQYPTQFSRLVLISASPGIEDAEERAARRLSDKQLALHLQQFGRPGERLKEPVVPKNPNNTEPAWDSNFESFLKRWYSQPPFTHLQKKPDLRTRLIGNKCGNHPRALAASLIGMGTGMQPNLWHRIHNLKIPVLLITGEYDEKFTRIALAVKERVPHAQHAVIPDSGHIPQEENPGTFAAVLKVFLKGETDDEAQNAYDSTVPKDAPQ, from the coding sequence ATGACTATCCCCATAGGGTGGCACTGCTTTGGCAGCTCAAAAGAAAATGTCCTTTCCGTCTTAATGCTCCATGGTTTTATGGGGTGTTCTAAGGACTGGATCCCCGTAACAAAAGCCCTAAACATGCGCAATTACCGCTATGTCTGTCCTGACTTGCCGGGACATGGGACCGTACAGCATATTCTTGAAGGGGCTGATAAGAGCATGAAAGAGGTGGCGGCGGCGCTCAGGGCGGGATTGCCCGGACGCTTGGCAAGACCTTGTGCTCTCTCCGGCTATTCCATGGGCGGACGCCTTGCTCTCTACCTCGCTTTACAGTATCCAACCCAATTTAGCAGACTTGTCCTGATTTCCGCTTCTCCCGGCATTGAGGATGCGGAAGAACGGGCCGCCCGACGCCTGAGCGACAAACAATTGGCGTTGCATTTGCAGCAGTTCGGACGGCCCGGAGAACGGCTCAAAGAACCTGTTGTTCCTAAAAATCCAAACAATACCGAACCGGCATGGGATTCTAATTTCGAATCTTTCCTGAAGCGATGGTATAGCCAACCACCCTTTACCCATCTACAGAAAAAACCAGATTTAAGAACGCGATTGATTGGCAATAAATGCGGCAATCATCCTCGTGCGTTGGCAGCGTCTTTAATCGGAATGGGAACCGGAATGCAGCCCAATCTGTGGCATCGGATCCATAACCTGAAAATTCCTGTTCTGCTCATTACCGGGGAATACGATGAGAAATTTACGCGCATCGCTCTGGCTGTGAAAGAACGTGTGCCCCACGCTCAACATGCGGTCATCCCGGATAGCGGACATATTCCACAAGAAGAAAATCCGGGGACTTTTGCCGCTGTACTGAAAGTCTTTCTTAAGGGGGAAACGGACGACGAAGCACAAAACGCTTACGACTCCACAGTTCCAAAAGATGCTCCGCAATAA